A single region of the Phoenix dactylifera cultivar Barhee BC4 unplaced genomic scaffold, palm_55x_up_171113_PBpolish2nd_filt_p 000214F, whole genome shotgun sequence genome encodes:
- the LOC103721488 gene encoding elongation factor Tu, mitochondrial-like translates to MAAAAVLRNSSSRRLLRFSSSFSPLHYSSCRGAISGPFSASEPCSLQGFNGGRVFEAGFWWRTMATFTRTKPHVNVGTIGHVDHGKTTLTAAITKVLADEGKAKAIAFDEIDKAPEEKARGITIATAHVEYETAKRHYAHVDCPGHADYVKNMITGAAQMDGGILVVSAPDGPMPQTKEHILLARQVGVPSLVCFLNKVDAVDDPELLELVEMELRELLSFYKFPGDEIPIIRGSALSALQGTNDEIGRQAILKLMDAVDEYIPEPVRQLDKPFLMPIEDVFSIQGRGTVVTGRVEQGTIKVGEDVEILGLNQGGPAKTTVTGVEMFKKILDHGQAGDNVGLLLRGLKRGDVERGQVVCKPGSLKTYKRFEAEIYVLTKDEGGRHTAFFSNYRPQFYMRTADVTGKVELPENVKMVMPGDNVTAIFELISPVPLEAGQRFALREGGRTVGAGVVSKVIS, encoded by the exons aTGGCCGCCGCGGCCGTCCTCAGAAACTCGAGCTCGAGGCGCCTCCTccgcttctcctcctccttttccccTCTCCATTACTCCAGTTGTCGCGGAGCGATCTCGGGCCCTTTCTCGGCGTCAGAGCCGTGCTCTTTGCAGGGTTTCAATGGGGGTAGGGTCTTCGAGGCGGGATTTTGGTGGAGGACGATGGCCACCTTCACTCGCAC GAAGCCTCATGTGAATGTTGGTACCATCGGACATGTTGATCATGGGAAAACTACACTCACAGCAGCAATTACCAAG GTTCTTGCTGACGAGGGAAAAGCCAAGGCAATTGCCTTTGATGAAATTGACAAGGCCCCGGAGGAGAAAGCTAGAGGGATTACCATAGCAACA GCTCATGTGGAGTATGAGACTGCTAAGCGGCATTACGCTCATGTAGATTGCCCAGGACATGCAGATTATGTTAAG AACATGATTACTGGAGCTGCTCAAATGGATGGTGGTATTCTTGTTGTATCAGCACCTGATGGACCTATGCCGCAAACTAAGGAACATATTTTACTTGCTCGTCAG GTTGGTGTACCATCACTTGTATGCTTTCTAAATAAGGTTGATGCCGTTGATGATCCAGAGTTACTAGAACTTGTAGAGATGGAGCTCCGTG AGCTGCTTAGCTTCTACAAATTTCCTGGCGATGAAATTCCAATCATTCGGGGTTCAGCTTTGTCTGCCTTACAGGGCACTAATGATGAAATAGGAAGGCAGGCCATTCTAAAATTAATGGATGCAGTTGATGAATATATACCAGAACCTGTACGGCAGCTTGATAAGCCTTTCCTCATGCCTATTGAGGATGTTTTCTCAATTCAG GGACGTGGAACTGTTGTAACCGGACGTGTTGAGCAAGGGACTATTAAAGTCGGAGAGGATGTTGAGATATTAGGTCTAAATCAA GGTGGTCCTGCAAAGACCACAGTAACTGGTGTAGAGATGTTCAAGAAGATCTTGGACCATGGACAG GCTGGTGATAATGTGGGTCTTCTTTTACGTGGCCTGAAGCGCGGAGATGTAGAGCGTGGGCAG GTAGTTTGTAAACCTGGTAGTCTGAAGACATACAAGAGGTTTGAGGCAGAGATATATGTGCTTACAAAGGATGAAGGTGGTCGCCATACTGCTTTCTTCTCAAATTACAGACCTCAGTTCTACATGAGGACTGCAGATGTTACCGGAAAAGTCGAATTACCTGAAAATGTGAAGATGGTTATGCCCGGTGACAATGTAACAGCAATTTTTGAATTGATATCACCAGTTCCTCTTGAAGCAG GGCAAAGATTTGCGCTACGGGAAGGAGGGAGGACGGTCGGTGCTGGAGTTGTGTCCAAAGTCATCAGCTGA